In Elusimicrobiota bacterium, one DNA window encodes the following:
- a CDS encoding HEAT repeat domain-containing protein — protein GRGAAAEPAVPALRRALTDPDARVRASAALALGAVGKAAAGVLDDLRRALKDKDAEVRFSAQLSLRRLDAAP, from the coding sequence CGGCCGCGGCGCGGCGGCCGAGCCGGCGGTCCCCGCCCTGCGGCGCGCGCTGACCGACCCCGACGCCCGGGTGCGCGCGAGCGCCGCGCTGGCGCTCGGCGCGGTCGGCAAGGCCGCCGCCGGCGTCCTGGACGACCTCCGGCGCGCCCTCAAGGACAAGGACGCGGAGGTGCGCTTCAGCGCCCAGCTCTCCCTCCGCCGCCTCGACGCGGCTCCGTAG